DNA from Tursiops truncatus isolate mTurTru1 chromosome 8, mTurTru1.mat.Y, whole genome shotgun sequence:
AGGCTTATTCCCCACCTTCTGAGAATCTGGATAATGTGCCTTGGAGTCCCAAATTTGTCTAAAGACCCTGATCCTTAAGACATATTCAGTTCAGAGAATCTTCTTGGTCTCATGTGTAATCACTATTCCTGCTACCCTCACTGCGCTGCCCAAGTCTCGGGAGTTAGTGGCTACAATGTCTCTCCCTGGGCCTGCAGCTTCAGGGGCCAGGGGTCCAACTGAAAGAAATTTTGATATCCCAGAAAATCGTTGTATTTAATATTTCACCTGTTTGCCTGAGGTCGAGGCATTATGGTCTCTTACCAGTCTGCCCTTTTGTGCATCCTGAGCCAGAATGTAGAATTCTCAAAAAATATCCTCATCAAATAGAACCCCCATTTGTTCTGGCCAATATCACGAGTAGCACACGATGCTGGTGCAATATGATGAAACAGGAATATTTCACACTGTTGTGGCTCCCAGAGAACAGAGATATTAAACAGGAAGCATCGTGGTATTGCCCAACATGGGATTCACTTTCTGCTAAAAGACTCCACACTGCAAGGACATTGCACAAAAAAATCTTTCATGCCAGCATAAAATCCAGAATGAGAATATTCTCAGACAAAAGGCAGGGAGTCACTGTTATGAGGTCAGAGAAAGCTATGGGCTGCACAGGCAGACCCAAGCTCTCTGGGAAAACTATCATAACTGTGGGTATTAGGGTTAGCCATTAAGACCTGAAGACCATTAAGACCTGAAGCCCAGTACAATCTGGACCACTCAGACGGCTGGACCAAGCACCATGGGATATCACACAGGAGGGCTGCAGATCCGAAAAAGCAAGTGATGCCATCTCCACAGCCACATGGGGTCTCACCAGGTCCTCATTAACAAGGAACTAAAGAGACAGCCCAGGAGCTCAGTGTGATTTTCAGAGGTGGTAATGCTGAAGCCAAGTGGATGAGGAGGAAATCTACGGTTCTCCTCAACCCAAGTGTGGGCTCAGTCATTCTCAAGGCTAATCTTTTTTCACAAAGTTCTAAGTTAAAAAGCCCTCCAGGCAATGATTTTACAGATAATTGTGACAAAATTCTAATCCTAATGGGTCATGAGTCTTTAAGATGTACACATCCTTCTCTTAGTGATTCCTCCTCAATAAATCTATCCTGACAAAATAGAGATGTGAACAAAGATGTATGCAGTAAGATACTTATTACAAcattattataaagaaatataaagaaatgcgTGACAGTCATGTGTCACACACACCATTTTTTGTCTTTCACCTCTGGTACGTGAAAAGGGAAATCATGTGCAGCCGATGTTCAAAAGCAGTGagttgtctccctcccaccacaggaagcctctctgctaaggCACCTTCACTCCATGGTTGTGCACAACTCCCAAGGCAGCTGAGTCCAAAGCTGTACCTTGTTCACTGCTAAGCCAAAAGTCCACCCACGCAGACATTTACCTTTTGTTTTGGATTGAGATCACATACATACCTTAGCATGCAGTGTGTTCAGAAGGCTTTTCCGGCACGCTTACTCCTCACTACCACCTGAGAACAATTATAAGCCCATAATCCCTTAcctataattacaaaataaaacatctcTGAAGAAACAATAGTTTTTTCATAACTTTAACCCAAAATCTGGCCTGACCCGTCATGATCATATTTATACTATTTAACTCACTTAGTATGAATATTCATACATTTAGCTACAGAAATATTGATGGGTTTGATGACAGGGCACCGCCCTCAATCTCACTGGGGTATTGCTTTATATATCATAAGGGCACAATATTccctttctaaaatctgaaaaattctgaattccaaaacaCATCCATCCCAAAAGGTTTCAAATAAGCGATTAGGGACCTATAGGATTATCCCTGTAGCCTGAGAGAAGTGAAGAGACTTGTTAGGGCTCTTGATCACTCTGAGGTCTTTGCTATCCAAACTATTCTGTACTGCCCTGGAGGCTCTTGCAGAGAGCAGCATGTTCTCCGGATAACAGCCCCTACCTGTTTGTTTCCCTGTGCTCTCCACTCTGGTCACTCCTCAGATATGCTGATAAGCTGTGCCTTTTTTCCCAGGGAGACGCCAGAACGTGCTACCATGGTGGCAAAACCCATGAACAGGATATGGCCCAAAGAGCCCAGGCCTTGGGCTCATCAGCTCCACCTAGATCTCAGCTGTCATGTGCTTTCCTTCATCAAATTTCAGTCTCAGACTCTGTGAGCTGAAAGGAAAGACGGACTTACTTAGAGAAGGGCAGGGTGGAATTTAGGGATCCTAGAGAATCATGGTATTCAGACCACAAAAGACAGAAGACAGAGGTATGGGCTTCTGGTCGAGGAGTTCAACAGTACCCAATTTCCCCTCCAAGCTCCCTCTATGaacaaaaatctgaaagagagccTCATCTGATTTCACCAACAACTCATCATCCTTGCACCCCTATTTCAACCACCCCCTTCTCATTCTGGACCCCCTTCAGGATACAGATGTGCAtcaccctctgcctctgtctctcaaCAGCTCTCAACGTCTCTGTCCCTCTGCATCTGTCTCCTTGCACTGTTGGTCAGTTTTGCCCCACGTCTGTGTCTCTTGTCCTTGTCTCTGTCTACCTCACTCAGAATTCCTTTCTGAGGGAACAGAGGTGCCAGTTGTACTTTACCAGGTGACCTCTCCTtgtcaacaataacaaaaaatgtgCTAAAGGGGCAGTAGGAGGAAGAGACTTGGTTTCACGTAACAGGAAGCTTGGGGTTTCCGGTTTGGTCTGTTGCAGCTCTTCTCTCATCCTGCCCATTTCCTTGTCACCACATCACGTTGTACTTCCACCTGGCACACACCCCTCCCACCACACTCAGAAGAGCAGAAGGAACGTGTTGATCTCTCCCTTCACCAAAAGGAACTACTAGTTAATGGTTAAAGCTGGAATCAGGCAGACACAGATTTGAATCCCAGATCCTCCATTAACTCACTGTATGCCTTGCACTagtttatttaacctctctgagcctgttaattcacttgtaaaatggggaaatgatAGTTCCTACTTCAAGAAGTTACTAAAAGGATTAACTAAGATAATGCATTCAAAGTGTTTGGAATAGCCCCTAACACATtcaatttcaacaaatatttgaatattaattcCTCTCCCGGAGCACAGGCCCATGCTCACTTGCCAAACCTTTGCTCAAAGACCTGATACCCAAACTCTCAGCTCTCTAGGAAGACCGGCCCTTTCCTGGGGCCAGTCACCTCTCCTTGAAGAAACTTTTCTTGGTAACACTCTCTCCCACCACGGTAGGACCCTTCCCAGTGCTTCATGCTCATGTCACCTCAGACAATGGTCACTTTGTGGGATAACTCCACATGCTGGGCAAGGATAGGGGAGGATGCTCCCCACACACAAGGAGTCTTCGTGGGCACACAGGAGTGTAGTGGGAAAGCAGCTACTAGAAGGACTCTCTAGAGTGGTTCTTCTCCAAGGAAAAACCACTCTTCTTCTCCAGCAAAACACCAGGTTGAGATCTCTGGATGGAGACGCAAGTGAAAGCCACACATAGATTAGGGCCATAAAGGAAGAGTACCCACTAGATACAAAGCAGACTTGGAAAGGAAGTAGAGGATGAAgaaaaatttccttaaatttagcTGGGTAATTTTGGCTTCCTGAAAGTTCTCTCCAGTTACTAAGGCAACATTATCCCAATTCGATTCTTATCCTCCACATTGTCACCACTCAGCATGGCACCCTCCTACACACACCTGGTTCTCACTGCAACTGTAACCCACTCATTAATAATGAGTTTCAACCTAGGCTGCACATAAGAATTGCCTGGGGAGCTTTTAGAAATCCTGATGCCCAGGCATACTCCAGACCAATTAAACCAGAATTTCTGGGAGTAGGACCCAAGTACCAGTAATTTTTAAAGCTTCCAGGTAATTCCAAAGTATGGCCGAGGTTGAGCGCCACTGCTTTGTTCTCAGTTTAAGTCCTGATCTATGCTTCTCCCATGTCCTTCAGGACCCCAATCCAACCTCACAAAGAAGTCATCTGCAACTCACAAGATAGCATAGCAAATTGCTTTAAGGAGGAAAGGCCCGATACTGTTTCCTTAAAGAACTCaaagaactacacacacacacacacacacacacacacacacacacacacacacacacacagagacatatacaaacacaccCTAATGGAAACCTGCATCTACCTCCCCtaaagcagaagaatgaataggTGACTAAAGAGTATGGACTCAGGTGGTGGGTACAGTGAGGCTATGAAAGCgactgccctctccccacccaagGCCCCAACACCCGGCAGGACCTCTATGACCTCATGCTGTAGTATGTCAGAGTCCAGGGCCTGGGGCCTCACCTCTATGGGCAGCTTGGGGTTTCTGCAGCAGCTACTGCCCTGCCTAAGCCCTCCCACACTCCATCATGTTGGTTGGTACCCCTCACCTGCTGACACTGGATGAAGCTGATGCTACCTGGACcctcatcaaagataaggtaggTAAGTAAAGAGGGCTAAAGAGGAAGTAACAAAGTGGGACCTAGATGGGTCTGAGCAGTTTATAAGTTGGAAGGAGTTGGAAGCCTAAAgacaataataactaacatttactcAGTGCTGGCTTATGTGTGAGGCACTGCATTAAGTGCTTTGCACAGAGTGTCCAATTTAATTACAATTGCAAAAACAGTAAGAAAGGTTCCTTGAAAGACAATGAATAGGGAGCTATGAGAGCAGAAAAGAGAAGCGCTAAGTCAGGGGTAGACTTAGGaggtcaggaaggcttcctggagtgAGTACATTCCAGCTTGGCATATAGGAGTTATTCACATGGAGGGAAGAGGaatacctggcacataaaagGTGCTTAATAAACACCTAATGAgcaaggggtgggggtgtgtgtgtgagtgaacaGTGTACTAGTTAAAGGCAGAATATATGCAAAagccaagagagaaagaaagaaaaatgtaaattagtgaACTACAAATGGTCCTCTAGAACAGGGTTCAAAGAATTAGTGGTGAAAATGCGGAAGAAGAGGTATAGGGGCTGACGGTGAAAGGCCTTTTACGTTTTCTAAAGAACCTGAACTTTACCTTTGACCTCTTCACAGATATTCCCTCCAGCTTAACTTCCACAGAATGAGAAATTTGGGTTTTGAGCCAAATATACAGATTTCCAGGAGCAGGCAGATCTCAGCTCTGAGTTGCTGGTGTCCAGAAAATCCCACAAAATCTAGATGGACACTAATTTCTGATATTAGAGAATTTAGGGATCGGGTTCTGGTCAGCCTATCTGAAGGAGAGTGAATTTAAAGCATTTGCAGAAAGCAGCCCACCAAGTTTAAAACAATCATCTTAAAGCAGTAACTACCAAACTCAAAGCAGCCTTAATGGCACGTAGCTCCCATCTGCAATGGAGTAGCAGCTCACCACAAAGGTCAGCTTCCcaaggaagcagaaagagaagagcCAAGGTCCTCCCAAGAATGAGAGCAACTAGTTTCAGCAGCGTTAGAGGTTGGTCCTGGACTAGATCAATCAGAATTAGGGTGAAGTAAATGGGGTCTTTAACTATTAAAAAGCTACACCATCTCTGAGTATCAGAAAAACTCCCTGTcctatttaaatggaaaattgcCAGGAAAGTCAGGGTAGGGACATTCAGGATAAATCACTGGTAGTATGTGACAAGTTCAAGAAGTAGGATACCTTTGAGTAACCTGGTTTCCTCTTCCAGAACTGCTGATTTACTGGGCACTTCGTAGAAAAACAGAATGTGGCTCAAGGGCTCCCTATTCAGAATTCAAACCCGCCAAGGTACCGCCAGGAAGATAATCTTCCACCATGACTTTCCTGGGCTGCCCCGGGGAGAGCTGAATTTGCAGGCCTCTAAGTCCTCAGAAATTCTACCCAGAAGTGCAGTGGAAGCAGGTCATGGTCTCAAATGGTGACCATGAACACGTTCACCCTAGCATAGTGTTGAgtgctttatttttcctgctttagGATAACCACTGGGGCCCTCAGGGTAAGAATAAGGGCCTAATAAACTTCCATGGCAAATTCATGTCTGTATTCTGAAAGAGAGTTTCCAGCTTAATCACCTTTTAGCAGAAATTTAGACCATAAGAAACATCACACTCCTGTTAGAGGGACCTCTCCTGGAGACGTTCCAATTCGTCTCATTTGTACAGAATCCTAGGCACCAAAGGAGCAGCTAGGCTGGGATTCTGAGGTTATATTTGATGATTATGCTTTCACTGTCATGAGGCAGAGCATTCTATACAAAAATGCTAACCCACCATTGCTCTGCTCTCACCCCTGGAAATCCAACTGTTCTTCTCAGGGTCCTGTTCTTCAGACCTATGCCCCCACCCAAAAGTTAAATGCCCCATACCTTAGTGAAACAAAGGAGAGGAATGATAGGAAATTCTTCCATGCAGATCAACAAAGAGCACCAGTTATTTCCTTGGCTAGGTGACAAGACAGTAGTGACAAGCTATCTCAGCTTGTGTAAAGTCCAGACACAACTAGCTACGCCCCCCTTACGCTGGGGGGCAGCACTTCCAAAACAGCTTTACGTAGCAAAAAGCAGATCAACCTTAAGGGAccattggtgaattctacaagAAAGCCAGTAAAGTGGGCAATGCCATCAGCAGGGGCACAGACACATGGGATTGGGGGTCTGGCGGAGGGAAGTAGAGCACACAGCATTTTAAGAATAGGACTCTAACGTGAAAGGGGCCCAAAGAGGGAACTGTGTATGCTCCTTAGCAGAACACAGAGCCAGAAGTCTCAACCAACAATATCTTGGATGAGTCAAGATCATACCTAAGTACAATTACTAGACAGGATCTTACAGGGCTTCCCAGTTGGTCATGAAATTAAATTTTCCAGAACTGGGTTACCCAGCACAAAAAGGCCAGAAGGACAAAACCAAGAGGAACTGTAATCTGTGAAAGCCTACTGGAACTAGCATTACAAAGATGAGGCCTCAAATCCCTAAAAGAACTATCCTCTGAAGCTCGGGCAGAAGGTGTATACTAAGATGTTATAGACGCGGTGTGGACTTCCAAACCTATTTCTGTGTAACCACTCTTGGTTAATGACATCACCCATGTAACCCTAATCCTTGAGGATGCCTTTTCCCACACCCCTTAAGTGACCGAGTTCTACTAATTCTATAACCTAAATACCTTCCCCCATTATTTTAGTTCAGGGCCTCACCATGTCTTGCCTGGAATTTTACAATACTCTTAACtgactttttctctattttatgccTTCCTATTCAAAATTAACTTTCTAAAATGCCTATCTGAATTGTGCCCCTCCTAACCAGAATCCTTCAAGTGGCTTCCCACTGTCCTCAGGATAAAAGTCCCATCACTTAGCACACACACAAGGCCTTGAATAATCAAGCTCCTGTGTGCTTGTCCCTCTCCACACCCTACACTTAAGTAATATGAAAGTATACTTCCCTGACTATGCCCCTCTTAGTTTGTAAGTTCAAGTTTTttcactggctgttccctctgcctggattgACCATTCTCCTACCTGGCTAATTCCTTCAAAGTTAAAGCATTACCACCTAGAAACTATCCTTGATCCTCTTCTATCAAAGACAAAGGCTGTTAAATCACATCTCATCTGCTCCACAGCTTGCTCTCTGAGCTATATCAGGACAAGAACAAAGTCTCATTTTGTAATGCATTCCCAGTATCTAGcagagtctggcacatagtagagaTTCAGGTTTTGCTAGAGGGAACTGGGAGACAAGCAGGAAGCACAACAGTTTGAGCACAGTGTGCAGTGACAGTGGGAGGGTCAAGCTAGAGTAGGCTACCAGATAACTCCTAACTCTGACCCTAACTCAGTCCCTGACCTATAAACTGGCCACCTGCAGGTTACAGAGGAGCGCTTTGGGCCCAATGTAGTGGCAGTACCTTTCCTGTCGGATGCAGCCTGCTTTGACCTACTGGGTGTGCTAGTGAAACAGTCCCGCCCAGTCCACACCCGCCTGGTTCTGCCAGGTCGGCAGGGCCGGCGGGCACTACAACCAGTGGGGCCACTACCGAACCTCCTGGAGCAGGCAGGCTCTGAAGGTGCCTTTGCCCACTGCACTAGAGAATACTCACCAAATGGCCGGGCAGAGACAGCCTATGAAGAAATGCGACTGTTGGATGGGCAGCCCTGCCGGATCCGCTTACATATGGGTGGCCTGCGCAAGAAGGTGGCcttcctgctgctgccaccaggGCAGGTGAGCTTACAGCAGACTCTTCCCTGGCTCCGAAGCACCCACAGCATCTACGTCATCTACCAGGTCTTCTCCTGTTCCTGGCTACAGCTGGGGCTGCTGCCTACAGCCCGGAAGCCCCAACTGCTCTGGTTACAGCGGTCACTGCCTATTGCCTTCTCCTGCCTCAAGTTTTCACTGCAGCCCAAGGGAGTGCTGGGACCACAGAAGCCCCTGATCAAAGACCCACTGCCCCATGGGGCCAGTTGGGTCAGACCTGACCTCAGCATCATGCCACCTCCAGCCCCCATGTCAGCCCCTGCTGATGTCCCCGAAGCTGCTGATGTGCTCTCACCTGGCCCAGCCCCACCTTCACCACCTCCCCAGGAAGGGCCAGAGGGCAGACCACCCAGATTCTCCTACAAGGGCCGAAACCCCTTCCGAAGGGGGCCCCAGATGCTGTCAGGTACTGCTAGGGGAAATGAAGATGAGAGGGATGGGATAAGGTAGAGGGAAAGGGCGTGGGGTGTAGAGCCCAGGAGTGTGTGGGGCACCCATAACTCCACATTGGACCCTGGTGAGGGGGATGGAGTGAGGGAGCCAGGGGAGGGCGAGATGGAAGCGTGGTCCTGGTGAGGGGGTGGGTACAGCACAGAAGACCAGAGGGAGGGACCAGGGCGGCAGAAAGACAAGGGCATGAGTCAAGCTGTGGCTATCCTCAACCCTGGCAGAGAACTGGCTCTTCAGCCCCCGAAGCCCCGCACCAGGAGCCCAGGGTGGGGGCCCTGGGGACCCCGAGCGGCACTCCATGTCCCTGCCCCTGCTGCAGGGTCTGTCCTCGGAGTTCGACAGCGACGACGAATGAAGCTGAGGCGAGAGATACAGGGTGCCAGGCCCCCAAGATCTGACAAAGGGATACTGGTCCCCAATAAACATCAGCTGCTGCTCCCCCAAACCATCCTGGGCCCATGGTGCTTCTTCCTGTAGGAGTGTGGAGGAGGAAAGTCCCAACGTTTTTCCCCAGGCTTCATGTCCCCTCACCCTCTAAAGGCATAAGAAGTACCTCAAAACCTTGGCATCGTGTCCTCGCCAGACAGAAAACACCCTGACCACTTCCCCATCCATGTACAACTTTCTTGGGGCCCCAGCCCTACAGAAAAAGCGTGGGAAAGAAGAATGAGCACAGAATAGAGATTTCCCTTTTATACATATTGCAACAAGTTCTCCAGAAAACATTCAtcggaaataaattaaaaagtcctCTTGCCACTGCCTCCAAACATAAAAAGGAGGCTACACCCTGGCCCCAGCACAGGCCACTCAAGGCCCTGATTGTCCATGGAAGAAAGTTAAGGATTGAGGGGCCCAAAGCCTGAGATGGGAGGGCCAGATCCCTCCTCTGAAGTATCCAACAAGAAAGGCGAGGTGACAGCGTGGGCCTGGGAGATGGCAGCCAGCTCCTTGAGAAACTCAGGGAAAATGACTGCACAGTAGACAGCATTCTTGACTCGCAGAGCCTCACCTTGGCGGTCAGGGGCCCCACCCCGGGGGGGTAGGACTGGTGTTGATGCCCCAGGGGAGCCCCCACCTAGGCCAAGTCCTGTGCCGTCTCTCCCAGGCTGAAGAACCATCTGTGCCGCCTGCCGAGCCCTGGTTGGACTGTGTGCATGCCGCAGGAGCAACTCCCCCAAGGACGGCCTCCGGCTCTTCACTGGGAACAAACAGGAGTGTCATGAAGCTGCTGGCGTCAGGCAAAGTTCCCTGGCCTGGGAGAGGAGATTCCCCTCCCCACGCACCCCCACTCCCCCAGGGGCATGGACCTCTCCACTAGAACTCTTAACACCAAAGTGCTGCCtgcccagcctccttccctctACCCAACCTCCCCAACAGCCAACCATCATGCTCAGTCTTTAGGCAGTCAACCCTTCAGATACTTCATTCCCAGACAAGACCCCTCCCTTCTCCAGGCCCCTTCACCTTGAGGGGTTCTCTTACTGCGCCTCCCTTTCCAATCACTCTTCTACCATCACCAAGCTCTTTCTCCTCAGTCTGTAACATGCGCTTATTCTTGCTGCCCAGCACCCTCCTATACTAGATGGGTCAATCCTCTAGacatttcctccttcccctgcctATCTGTAACACCTCACCCACACCCCTGCTCCTTCAATACCCACAGGTGCTACATATGCAGTCATAGTTCAGTGACTTTATCAGATCTGTCACACACCACTGTCCCTCCAAGTTCTGCTCTCCTGTGCCACCACTTGGCCTTCCACCAATCCCTCTCCGACATCCACCAAAGCCACCCTCCCACTGGTTGTGGCCAGACAACTTCATGTCAGCTTAGACTCAAATGAACCATTTAAAATACTGCcttctcttctttaatttccttcctcCTAGATTGCTGGCTCTGGATCTGTTCTTGGCCCTGTCCAGGACCTAGGGCCTAGACTCTAGGGATCTAGTCTCTAGATCATGATACCATTCCCATTCTCGACCTCTAATAATGGCTACAGAGATATGCTAAACAGATATATTAGATTTGGCATTCAGAGCCCTTTACAACCAGGTTCACACACTTCCTCGCACCTCTTCTAGAAACTCTCTACACACTTCCTCCCACCTCTTCTAGAAACTCTCCCTGCTTTGGCATCCACATCTATGTGCTCCTCCTGGAACCCTCCAGGCTCCTTTCATGCCTCTGTAGCCCCTTCTGCCTTAATTTTGCTTTCCTCAATGTTTTCATCCTTGGCCTAATTTCCCCATCCCTACCTCTCCTCTAATTTGCCCTCCACTAACTTCCCATTTTACTGCTCTATCACATTGCATTTTAATAACTTGTTCTCATGTCTTCTACCTCATACATTAATCTGTGAGTTTAAGGGCTTGGACTCTGTCTTATTTACCTCTATATCcctgggccctccacagtgaACATAGTACCAGGACTGTGGAAGCAAGAAATAATTCCTGGTACTGGACCATGAGGAAGTCATGCTAAGGAACTTCAGCTGGGCCTTCACAGCTATCTAATAACCCTTCTGGTACTCTCTTCCCAACCTATACACTTTCCTCCTTAAGCCCCCATCTCACCTCTGCTCTCTTGCTCAGCATATTATTTTGCCTCCTACTTCAATTAGCAAATAAAGGATGACTTCAACTCCCTAAAATTTCCCTCCACACCTCAAAACTCCACTTGTACATAACATTTCCTCCTTTGATCTCTCCTCATTTGcctcaaagggggaaaaaaaccttcctgTGCTCTGGATCCCACTTACTTCCACCACCATTGGGACCTTGCTCCCTCAGTTATGACAATCCTCTAGTCACTATCTAGACTATCAGCTTTTTGAAAGCAAAGATCACATCTTGTACCTCCCTGAGTCCCCTGTATCACAGACAACACCTAGCACATACGGCAAGCACTCAGATACTTGTTGATGAAAGATCTAAATTTAGAATATCATGGTCATATTtaactcttccttcttccttattACCCACAACCACTCACCAAACTCTGCCAGTACTTCCTTCCCATTTCCATcaaattcttcctttctatttccacTATTCTAATTCAAGCCTCACAGGTCACATCTGCATTATGGCATAAGCCTCCCAATTGCTCTTCTGACTTCATTTTCTCCTAGCTCCAGTGCAACTAGCACATGAACTAACACACTTATCTGTCCATTCCCAGATCTAAGAACCTCCAATGGTTTCTCACTGCCTAAAAGTTTACAACCTCTGCCTAGCCCAACTTCTACGCTGAGAACCTTCTGCTCTGACCAAATCTTTCCAACCCTACTACCAACTGTTCCACCAACTTCCAAATCCCCTGCTCCAACTAAACAATTCATGCTGTCCCCTGAACAAAAGAATAAAGCCATCCCACTTCTTTGCCTACCCAAGTCCTACCCATCTCTCAAGGCCCATGTCAAATGCCATGTCCTTTACCAAGCTTTAACAATATCTCAACCTAGAGACTCTTCTGTCCCCTTGCCCATCCCCAACTTCTAGAGTAGTTTTTGCTGGTACTGTTGGTTTGGCTCTCAGTGGACAGAACTATGTTTTTCCTCTGCCCAGAAACCTGAGGACAAAATCAAGACTCTACTCTCTGCAACTCCCTAGTTCCCGGTGCAAGGCTTCAACCTAAATAAGAAACTCAGTTAACCTGAGCTAATTAGTTGCCTAGGGAGGACAGGGAGGTGGTGGCAGGGTACGCCTCACCTAGGGAATCAGACCGGCGGGGGGCAGATCCTGCCGCAGGGCCCTCCGTCCAGTCCAACTTGCCACGGGCAATGAGGTACTTCTTGGCTTTGGATAGCAGTGCTGGGAAGTCCTCCTGGGAGGCTGCAAAGCTCTCAATCTTATTCTTCACAGAGCCCAGCACCTATGAAGCACAACTTCATGACATTTCTGGGTGGCTCTAGACTGACACAGTCCTTTCTAGCCCCGCTGGGCCTATTCCCAGCCCCCCCAGGGCCACTCCAGCTGTGGGCCTGGCCCACCATGGAGCCTGGACGCACCCATGCATGCATGCATCGCACACCTGCAGCAGGGACTTGACACTGGGCTGGAAGACCATGTTGGTGTTGAGCAGGAAAGAGcggagcaggggctgggggtgacaGGCCAGCTGGGCCACCAGCCC
Protein-coding regions in this window:
- the C8H11orf42 gene encoding uncharacterized protein C11orf42 homolog; its protein translation is MLVGTPHLLTLDEADATWTLIKDKVTEERFGPNVVAVPFLSDAACFDLLGVLVKQSRPVHTRLVLPGRQGRRALQPVGPLPNLLEQAGSEGAFAHCTREYSPNGRAETAYEEMRLLDGQPCRIRLHMGGLRKKVAFLLLPPGQVSLQQTLPWLRSTHSIYVIYQVFSCSWLQLGLLPTARKPQLLWLQRSLPIAFSCLKFSLQPKGVLGPQKPLIKDPLPHGASWVRPDLSIMPPPAPMSAPADVPEAADVLSPGPAPPSPPPQEGPEGRPPRFSYKGRNPFRRGPQMLSENWLFSPRSPAPGAQGGGPGDPERHSMSLPLLQGLSSEFDSDDE